The Pseudopipra pipra isolate bDixPip1 chromosome 8, bDixPip1.hap1, whole genome shotgun sequence sequence ACTGTCAATCTGTTGTGGAAGGGACTAACATTGATTTAAGTGATGTTTTCCTGCCTGCTAATCAGTGGGAGAGGTGAGTTTTGTTACAGTACCCAGTGCAGAGGTGAGATGTCACTGTGGATTTGAATAGGAAATATTAAAGTAGCAGCAAAGCAGCCAGAAACTCCACAATTAAGTTCCATCCATCTTGTGGACGTGAGGCTTTGAAATTTTTAAGGAGAGAGATTAGTCACTCAGAAAGAATGAAGACTATTAATAGAATATGATCCCTGCTCATTACCAGACTCCAAGTAGACAATTAACCTCAGCAACACATCACACAGCGTGGGTGACCACTGGCCCACGGGCTTGTATCCTCCAGCCACCACCTTAGAGCTGTTTCTGAAGGAGGGTCATTCAAGCGGTGTTGGCAAAGATGTATCTCAGAAAATTAAAGCAGACTTTAATATTAAGCAGTGGCAGAAGAGGTTGTAGGTTGAGTGGGCTGCTGGATCCCTGCTACAGCCCTGCTAGATCCTACAGGATACTACAGCTAGATCCCTGCAGCTGCTTTCTCTGTTGTTTTATCTGACTGAGCTCACCAAgaggggggagtgttgatcagctggaaggcaggagggctcttcgGAGGGACTTGGACAAGCTGGAGggatgggctgattccaacgggccaagtgctgggtcctgcactttggccacaacaacccctggcagccccacgggctggggacagagtggatGTGGAGCAGCtaggcagaaaaggacctgggggttctAACCAACAGGAAGgtgaacatgagccagagtgtgccttggtggccaagagggccaatggatcctgccctggatcaggaacagtgtggcagcaggagcagggaagtgattcttcccctgaactcagcactggtgaggccacccctggagtgctgtgtccagctctgggcccctcagttcaggaaagacatggaagggctggagcaggtccagagaagagcaacaaggctggtgaagggactgtagcacaagtgctgtgaggagaggctgagggagctggggttgttcagcctggagaagaggaggctcaggggagaccttatcccTCTCTCcaattccctgacaggaggttgtagctgGGTGGGGGTCGATTTCTTCTCCCGGGACCCAGCAGTAGGGCAAGAGGGCTCGgtcttaaactgtgccaggggaggtttaagttggatattaggaagaaattttttacagagagagtaatcagccattggaatgggctggccAGAGAAGTGGTCGAGGTGAGACTGGATGCAGCATCAGTGCCACTGTCTGGGAACTACggtggggttggatcaaggaCTCTCCCCCCTTCACACCTTCTTAGCTGATCTTAGGATCAGCCACTTTGTCTCCACTCAGACTATGGGTGTTTAATCTCTGGTTGGGAGTTGTAGCCCCGTGCACAGAAAGAAATGCCTGTCTGACTGTTCCAGGCTCCCAAAGCCTCCTCTGCACATCACTCAAGGTTTTTTTGGACGTGTTAGTAGAAACACACCTAATGCACTAGACCAGTAGAGTTTGAGGTCAACCCTGAACATGGCGTGTTGAACAACATGAACAACGTGACTTGAGAAAGAGtgtctggaaagctgcctggcagGAAAGGACCAGGAGGTGATGGTTGGCAGTGGCTGAACACAAGCTGATGTTGGCAATGGCAGTGGTGTTCTGGCCTGCACCAGGACCAGGACAGTATctgtcccctgtgccccagTTCCTAACGGAGTACTCTACCAGAGCTGCTGAATTGCATTCCAGATGTTTTCCAGTGAGGAGGTGGAATTTTTGCATGTCGCCTGCTGCTAATACAATGTATTTACAGGACTTTGAGTCCACAAGCTTTACCTGACACCAAGTGCCATGATGGGACACTTTGAGTCCCTGAGGGGACACACATGCTGGAGTGCCTTCCTGAACTGGGACATCAGTTGCAGGAGGCTGCAAGATGACTGGGGAAGGAGTATGGCATCTCCCAGTGCAAAcgaacttttattttctttttttcttgtgtttctgtGGTGGTGGGGGGGGCCCAGCACGTGGGGCTGGCGCACACCTGGTCCTGCGGTGGTTTCGGGGCAGGCTGTAGGGCTTCCTCGCCCGCCGCTGCTGCCGTGAGATGTGTCGCATCCGAACCGGCCCCAGCTGGGAGCGGTTTTCCCTcacggagctggggaagagcCATGACGGCCTGTACAGTGGTAGTAACTGTGCTAATGCTCTGTTGGCCACCCAAATGCTGCGGTACAGCCACGATGCCTGACTGAAGGTGCTGGGCCCGCTGGCCGGAGCGCCCTGGGCTGGCTCTTCGGAGATCCTGCGGCGTTTTGCCGGCGGGCTGTAGGGTGTCCAGGACTCGTCCTGCTCCGGGCGCTGCCGCTTCAAGCCCTGCCGAGGGCAGGGAAAGCAGACGGGCAACGTGTTCTGGGACAAGCTCGACCCTGCCTGACTGgaagtgctgaggctgctggTCTCAGCACTCAGCAGTGGCACATGGTTGATCCTTGGGCATTTTACTGTGGGGCTGCCTGAGTTTTGTGCCTGCTGTAGTCTCTGTGTGCAGTGTTGGATCTGGGCTGGCCCAGGGTGTCTGGAGAGGCTGCTGCTTGCATGGCACAGCCCTGATGCTGCCTGGCTGGAGGTGTTGGGCCTGACAAGCTCTGAATTGTCAGTGGACCCTgcaaggagaggcaggagggtcAGCAGGATGGGCACTCAGCCCCTGGGCAGGGGAGGCCGCTGTGGTACCCACAGGCCTCCTGGAGCCAAGCCCAGCCTCAGGCCGTGTTGCCAGACCCAGCCTGGCCCCTGGCCCCAGTGCAGGGCACCGTGTGCTTTGCCACCCACCAGtctctgtgccagcacagcccttgcactcccaggagctggtgctgctctCCAAAGAGGAGCAGTGTCGGTGAGTGCCCtctgcagtgcaggagctgcacaggagcagttcccagggcctggcgAGGGAAACGAGATATTGGTTGTGAGGATAAAGTGGCACAGCAAGGGATGGCCCAGCAGAGCCCTTGTTCTTAGTCCTTCCTCCCTGAGCCCGTGGGGAGACAAAGATCCTGTCCAGAGCCCTGGATGGCtgctttggcaacttacccctcTTCCTCTGTGTGCTTCCTGCCTCCCGGGCAAAGGCACGTGCTGGCGTCGCAGCGGCTGTGCCTCTGATCTAATGCTCCGACTGCTGGGTCGCTCTCCCATGATGGAGGtctgctggagaaggaggggaaagtGTTGAGCCCTATCTGCCCCAGGCAGACCCAGACAATCCCTGCTTTTCTGCCTGCCCCGTTTCCAGCTCTTCTGTGAAGCTGAGGACAAGAGGCACGGGATGGAAGGCAGCCAGGCCTGCTGGGGCAGTCCCTAGGCTGGCACTGCACTTGGGCGTGATGTCTTGTGAGttgggaagagaaaaaacaacctCTTGGAGATTCGGATCCCCATTGTGAGcatttccatcagaaacagCTCTTGGTTCTGGCAGCATGGGCACCGGAAGCAGATGCCAGCGTGGAGAGCCAGTCTCTGGATGCAGTGCCGGTGGAAGTGGGCATCTTGGCACGCGGGGCACACCATTGTTTTGTAGGATGTTTTGTCTTCCACGGTATCCAGGCAGATGCTGCAAGTGTTGTTCTGCGTTGGACGGGCCTGCACTGCCTGCCGTGGGCGGTGCTCCCAGCAGAAGGACCTGGGGGCAAGATGGAAGAGATGAGTGAGGGGAGGCGGGAAGTACCGAGTCCTTCCCTGGTGATGGTGAAGAGGGCGGAGGAGCTGTGATGGAGCCCCAGTCTCTGTGAGGGCTCTGCCTCTGGCTGTGGGAGGCTGCTGGGA is a genomic window containing:
- the LOC135418322 gene encoding PHD finger protein 7-like isoform X2, translated to MAQQDKVLKEQVCLLCRRAEADPDICGIKRVKFRLCVHIYCQFFASGLFPQENSEEFFVRDTRRIIQEAAKKHCFACSKMGATITCWKTGCERSFHLPCAPQGECVTQFFGLYRSFCWEHRPRQAVQARPTQNNTCSICLDTVEDKTSYKTMVCPACQDAHFHRHCIQRLALHAGICFRCPCCQNQELFLMEMLTMGIRISKRPPSWESDPAVGALDQRHSRCDASTCLCPGGRKHTEEEGPWELLLCSSCTAEGTHRHCSSLESSTSSWECKGCAGTETGSTDNSELVRPNTSSQAASGLCHASSSLSRHPGPAQIQHCTQRLQQAQNSGSPTVKCPRINHVPLLSAETSSLSTSSQAGSSLSQNTLPVCFPCPRQGLKRQRPEQDESWTPYSPPAKRRRISEEPAQGAPASGPSTFSQASWLYRSIWVANRALAQLLPLYRPSWLFPSSVRENRSQLGPVRMRHISRQQRRARKPYSLPRNHRRTRCAPAPRAGPPPPPQKHKKKRK
- the LOC135418322 gene encoding G2/M phase-specific E3 ubiquitin-protein ligase-like isoform X3, with translation MGATITCWKTGCERSFHLPCAPQGECVTQFFGLYRSFCWEHRPRQAVQARPTQNNTCSICLDTVEDKTSYKTMVCPACQDAHFHRHCIQRLALHAGICFRCPCCQNQELFLMEMLTMGIRISKSRPPSWESDPAVGALDQRHSRCDASTCLCPGGRKHTEEEGPWELLLCSSCTAEGTHRHCSSLESSTSSWECKGCAGTETGSTDNSELVRPNTSSQAASGLCHASSSLSRHPGPAQIQHCTQRLQQAQNSGSPTVKCPRINHVPLLSAETSSLSTSSQAGSSLSQNTLPVCFPCPRQGLKRQRPEQDESWTPYSPPAKRRRISEEPAQGAPASGPSTFSQASWLYRSIWVANRALAQLLPLYRPSWLFPSSVRENRSQLGPVRMRHISRQQRRARKPYSLPRNHRRTRCAPAPRAGPPPPPQKHKKKRK
- the LOC135418322 gene encoding PHD finger protein 7-like isoform X1, giving the protein MAQQDKVLKEQVCLLCRRAEADPDICGIKRVKFRLCVHIYCQFFASGLFPQENSEEFFVRDTRRIIQEAAKKHCFACSKMGATITCWKTGCERSFHLPCAPQGECVTQFFGLYRSFCWEHRPRQAVQARPTQNNTCSICLDTVEDKTSYKTMVCPACQDAHFHRHCIQRLALHAGICFRCPCCQNQELFLMEMLTMGIRISKSRPPSWESDPAVGALDQRHSRCDASTCLCPGGRKHTEEEGPWELLLCSSCTAEGTHRHCSSLESSTSSWECKGCAGTETGSTDNSELVRPNTSSQAASGLCHASSSLSRHPGPAQIQHCTQRLQQAQNSGSPTVKCPRINHVPLLSAETSSLSTSSQAGSSLSQNTLPVCFPCPRQGLKRQRPEQDESWTPYSPPAKRRRISEEPAQGAPASGPSTFSQASWLYRSIWVANRALAQLLPLYRPSWLFPSSVRENRSQLGPVRMRHISRQQRRARKPYSLPRNHRRTRCAPAPRAGPPPPPQKHKKKRK